In Sedimentibacter sp. MB31-C6, one genomic interval encodes:
- a CDS encoding manganese catalase family protein → MFLHDKKLLYEVKVDRPNPNYAAMLQEQLGGPQGELKAAMQYLSQSQRIKDKEIKDLFLDIAAEELSHLEMVATAINLLNGHDLDAQNATIGGVEAHVLTGLAPILANASGYLWTSAYVNETGDLAADLLSNIAAEQRAKVVYQYLYRQINDKGVRDTIDFLLNREEAHNTMFREAFNKIQDTGSNQNWGVTADSKLYFDLSSPGTNNFNAQNAQPPSFASPNVKN, encoded by the coding sequence ATGTTTTTACATGATAAAAAATTGCTTTATGAAGTTAAGGTAGATAGACCAAATCCGAACTATGCAGCTATGCTGCAGGAACAGCTTGGAGGCCCACAAGGAGAACTAAAGGCTGCAATGCAATATTTATCTCAAAGTCAGCGTATTAAAGATAAAGAAATAAAGGACTTGTTTTTAGATATTGCAGCAGAAGAATTAAGTCATTTGGAAATGGTTGCAACTGCAATAAATTTGTTGAACGGACACGACTTAGATGCACAAAATGCAACTATTGGAGGTGTGGAGGCACATGTATTAACAGGATTAGCGCCAATATTAGCTAATGCGTCAGGATATCTATGGACTTCTGCATATGTTAATGAAACAGGCGACTTAGCAGCAGACTTATTATCAAACATAGCAGCTGAGCAGCGTGCAAAGGTAGTATATCAATATTTGTACAGACAAATTAACGACAAAGGTGTAAGAGATACGATTGATTTCTTGTTAAACCGTGAAGAAGCGCATAACACAATGTTCAGAGAAGCATTTAATAAAATACAAGATACTGGCTCTAATCAAAACTGGGGAGTTACAGCAGATTCAAAACTTTACTTTGATTTGTCATCTCCAGGAACAAACAATTTCAATGCTCAAAATGCTCAACCACCGAGTTTTGCATCGCCTAACGTAAAAAATTAA
- a CDS encoding flavocytochrome c produces the protein MKFRRILSIILVLSMILSLSACATNTGVKPTDEENIDAIFTPGTYEGEAEGFHGTIKATVTVTELEITDITVEHTETAGLGDKAVEKIALEVKENTSLDVPLVSGATYSSEGIVAAITAALEKAGADIAALKSKSVEEDEEAAADIEKTADVIVIGGGGAGLAAAVSAHQNGASVIVIEKMPQVGGNTIISGSAYNAADTERQSSLTMTDLEKQTVKDIISSEQTDPEVKEWQETLKKEWEEYLASGKTGLFDSPTLHKLQTYNGGDKIGNIKLINTLADNTLDSVEWLEDLGMEFKDYVFTVLGGLWSRAHKPEKPLGTGYIETYMNYIEENSSDIEIMVDTTAKSFIVEDSVVKGVNAESKGSKVTLNAENGVILATGGFGANVDMREQYNTIWPSLKDIKTTNHTGATGDGIVMAEDIDTSVIGMEQIQLLPMGDPETGSLSGNIEQGVQDRIFVNKEGSRFVDEGARRDVMTKALMEQEDSYMWVIVDKHSYPTGDTVNNFNESIDSLVEAGRAFKADTLEELAELIDVDPDELVNSVETFNDAVEGSIDDPFGRTLFDNKIDTAPFYAGARVPTVHHTMGGVEINEDAQVVDNNGEVIKGLYAAGEVTGGIHGSNRLGGNALADITVFGRIAGTSAALAK, from the coding sequence ATGAAATTTAGAAGAATTTTAAGTATTATTTTGGTTTTATCTATGATTTTAAGTCTTAGCGCTTGTGCAACAAATACTGGAGTAAAGCCAACAGATGAAGAAAACATTGATGCTATTTTCACACCTGGTACTTATGAAGGAGAAGCAGAAGGCTTTCATGGAACAATTAAGGCAACAGTTACTGTTACAGAATTAGAAATAACAGATATTACTGTAGAGCACACTGAAACAGCTGGACTTGGTGATAAGGCAGTTGAAAAAATTGCACTAGAAGTAAAGGAAAATACATCTCTAGATGTTCCGTTAGTTTCTGGAGCTACATATTCAAGTGAAGGAATAGTTGCTGCCATAACTGCTGCTTTGGAAAAAGCAGGAGCTGACATTGCAGCTTTAAAAAGTAAGTCAGTTGAAGAAGATGAAGAGGCTGCTGCCGATATAGAAAAGACAGCTGACGTTATAGTAATTGGTGGAGGCGGAGCTGGATTAGCAGCTGCAGTTTCTGCACATCAGAACGGCGCATCTGTAATAGTTATTGAAAAAATGCCTCAAGTAGGTGGGAACACAATTATTTCTGGTTCAGCTTATAATGCTGCGGATACAGAAAGACAATCTTCTTTAACAATGACTGATCTTGAAAAACAAACTGTTAAAGATATTATATCATCAGAGCAAACTGATCCTGAAGTAAAAGAATGGCAAGAAACACTTAAAAAAGAATGGGAAGAATATCTTGCATCAGGTAAGACTGGGTTATTTGATTCACCTACATTACACAAACTTCAGACTTACAATGGAGGAGATAAAATTGGTAATATAAAACTTATTAATACGCTTGCTGATAATACATTAGATTCAGTTGAATGGTTAGAAGATCTTGGAATGGAATTCAAAGATTATGTATTTACAGTTTTAGGCGGTTTGTGGTCTCGTGCCCATAAACCGGAGAAACCTTTAGGAACAGGATATATTGAAACTTATATGAATTATATAGAAGAAAATAGTAGTGATATTGAGATAATGGTTGATACAACTGCTAAAAGTTTTATAGTAGAAGATAGTGTAGTTAAGGGAGTAAATGCAGAAAGCAAGGGAAGTAAAGTAACTTTAAATGCTGAAAACGGAGTAATCCTTGCTACAGGTGGCTTTGGAGCAAATGTTGATATGCGTGAACAGTACAACACAATATGGCCATCACTTAAGGATATTAAAACAACAAACCATACAGGAGCTACTGGAGATGGTATTGTAATGGCAGAAGATATAGATACTTCAGTAATCGGCATGGAGCAAATACAGTTACTTCCTATGGGGGACCCTGAAACTGGAAGTTTAAGCGGAAATATTGAGCAAGGAGTTCAGGACCGTATATTTGTTAATAAAGAAGGAAGCAGATTTGTTGATGAAGGAGCAAGAAGGGATGTAATGACTAAAGCCTTAATGGAACAGGAAGATTCGTATATGTGGGTAATAGTGGACAAACATTCATATCCTACAGGGGATACGGTAAACAATTTTAACGAAAGTATAGATAGCTTGGTTGAAGCAGGTAGAGCTTTTAAAGCTGATACACTTGAGGAACTTGCAGAACTTATTGATGTTGACCCTGATGAACTTGTAAATTCTGTTGAGACTTTTAACGATGCTGTAGAAGGAAGTATTGATGATCCTTTTGGAAGAACATTATTCGATAATAAGATTGACACAGCACCATTCTATGCAGGAGCACGTGTACCTACTGTCCATCATACAATGGGCGGTGTAGAAATAAATGAAGATGCTCAGGTTGTAGAT
- a CDS encoding TetR/AcrR family transcriptional regulator: MNSRSIQAQKTKEKIYNISIKLFKTKGYEHVTIQDIVKSANVSVGSFYNYYKSKNDILYQKYVLADKIFNDFMKNKIKGKTSKEKMKNYMLFYIDFVISEPFDFTKILYSNSNTLFLKKGRAMQTLLDPIIEEAIKNGEITTNMSVDEINEYLYQAMRGLIFHWCLHNGSFDLHERAEQYLELMIKSL; this comes from the coding sequence TTGAACAGTCGCTCAATCCAAGCACAAAAAACCAAGGAAAAAATATATAATATCAGCATTAAGCTGTTCAAAACCAAAGGTTATGAACATGTTACAATACAAGATATAGTAAAATCAGCAAATGTATCTGTAGGCTCATTTTATAATTACTATAAATCTAAGAATGATATACTATATCAGAAATATGTCTTAGCAGATAAAATATTTAATGATTTTATGAAGAATAAAATCAAAGGAAAAACTTCTAAAGAAAAAATGAAAAATTATATGCTATTTTATATAGATTTTGTTATTAGTGAACCATTTGATTTTACTAAAATTCTATATAGTAATAGTAATACCCTGTTTCTTAAAAAAGGAAGGGCTATGCAAACTCTTCTTGATCCTATTATTGAAGAAGCTATAAAAAATGGAGAAATAACAACTAACATGAGCGTCGATGAAATAAATGAATACCTTTATCAGGCAATGAGAGGACTAATATTTCACTGGTGTCTTCACAATGGTAGTTTTGATCTTCATGAAAGAGCAGAACAATATTTAGAATTAATGATTAAATCATTATAA